The following proteins are co-located in the Actinomycetes bacterium genome:
- a CDS encoding DUF4012 domain-containing protein translates to MAAVVVVSLLLVTAGGWVAYRARQADRELRTLRSLAERTSADAKAFRLAALGDDLSALGQQAGTARSISHDPLWWLAAQLPGPGRDAAAVRVASGVMAQVAAAAAPMAGALPRLTPDRLASTGRIDTAALAQVAAATAGLQTVVSSGTARVDSIDTAGLRPEVADAMSALRSALDKADGALSAAAPVLGVLPAMLGADGPRRIFLALENDAEARGAGGLIGAYAILSSDHGQVRLVRSASRKSLPGGIVIPTTGLPTDYLQLWGTDAQVWAGLDLSPHWPYTGQLVDNGWRKLTGQSLDAVVGLDQYVVAGLLAGTGPVAVRGVTVTAANAVSFLSKDIYREFPDVTDKDAVVGELVREVFQRLVAGQVDLAPLVSALREPVTQHRLTVWSSHPEEETKLAAMAVGGVLPDQPGPVVMPVINNGGGNKLDAYLRVDTTYDQGNCLGDVRLSQVVIRLTNTAPATGLPDYVVARPDRLELQEPPTVRGANRVLVDLYGPVDAEAPLVTVDDQQVEVSVGQERSHPVWGLAVELRPGQTRTVAFQVLQPVEAGLRPAISAPTVLLQPMAIPATARAVAGTACGAPGTG, encoded by the coding sequence TTGGCCGCGGTCGTCGTCGTTTCGCTTCTCCTGGTCACGGCCGGCGGTTGGGTGGCCTACCGCGCCAGGCAGGCCGACCGCGAGCTGCGCACCCTGCGCAGCCTGGCCGAACGGACCAGCGCCGACGCGAAGGCGTTCCGCCTCGCCGCCCTGGGCGATGACCTGAGCGCCCTCGGGCAGCAGGCGGGCACCGCGCGCTCGATCAGCCACGACCCCCTGTGGTGGCTCGCCGCCCAGCTGCCCGGGCCGGGCCGGGACGCGGCGGCCGTCCGCGTCGCATCCGGGGTCATGGCCCAGGTCGCGGCCGCGGCCGCTCCCATGGCCGGCGCCCTGCCGAGGCTGACCCCCGACCGGCTGGCGAGCACGGGACGCATCGACACCGCCGCGCTGGCGCAGGTCGCCGCCGCCACCGCCGGGCTGCAGACGGTGGTCTCGTCCGGGACCGCCCGCGTGGACTCGATCGACACCGCGGGGCTGCGTCCCGAGGTCGCCGATGCGATGTCCGCGTTGCGCAGCGCGCTGGACAAGGCCGACGGGGCGCTGAGCGCCGCTGCCCCCGTCCTGGGCGTCCTCCCGGCGATGCTCGGGGCGGACGGCCCGCGGCGGATCTTTCTGGCGCTGGAGAACGACGCGGAGGCTCGCGGCGCCGGGGGACTGATCGGCGCGTACGCCATCCTGAGCAGCGACCACGGACAGGTCCGGCTCGTGCGGTCGGCCTCGCGCAAGAGCCTTCCCGGCGGGATCGTCATCCCCACCACGGGTCTGCCGACCGACTACCTCCAGCTGTGGGGGACGGACGCCCAGGTGTGGGCGGGCCTCGACCTGAGCCCGCACTGGCCCTACACCGGCCAGCTGGTGGACAACGGGTGGCGCAAGCTCACCGGCCAGTCCCTCGACGCCGTGGTGGGCCTCGACCAGTACGTGGTGGCCGGGCTGCTCGCCGGGACCGGGCCGGTCGCCGTTCGCGGCGTCACGGTCACCGCCGCGAACGCGGTCTCCTTCCTGTCCAAGGACATCTACCGCGAGTTCCCAGACGTGACGGACAAGGACGCCGTCGTGGGCGAGCTCGTTCGCGAGGTGTTCCAGCGCCTCGTTGCCGGTCAGGTGGACCTGGCCCCGCTGGTGTCCGCCCTGCGTGAGCCGGTCACCCAGCACCGGCTCACGGTGTGGTCGTCCCACCCTGAGGAGGAGACGAAGCTGGCCGCGATGGCGGTCGGTGGCGTGCTGCCCGACCAGCCCGGACCCGTCGTGATGCCGGTCATCAACAACGGGGGCGGGAACAAGCTGGACGCCTATCTGCGGGTCGACACGACCTACGACCAGGGCAACTGCCTGGGGGACGTACGGCTGTCCCAGGTCGTCATCCGGCTCACCAACACCGCCCCCGCCACCGGACTGCCGGACTACGTCGTGGCCCGGCCCGACCGCCTGGAGCTGCAGGAACCCCCGACCGTCCGCGGCGCCAACCGCGTGCTCGTCGACCTGTACGGACCGGTGGACGCCGAGGCGCCGCTCGTGACCGTGGACGACCAGCAGGTCGAGGTCAGCGTGGGCCAGGAGCGCAGCCATCCGGTGTGGGGCCTCGCGGTCGAGCTGCGCCCCGGCCAGACGCGGACCGTCGCCTTCCAGGTGCTCCAGCCCGTCGAGGCCGGGCTACGCCCGGCCATCTCCGCGCCGACCGTGCTGCTGCAGCCGATGGCGATCCCCGCGACGGCTCGAGCCGTGGCCGGGACGGCGTGCGGCGCTCCGGGCACGGGCTGA
- a CDS encoding alpha-1,4-glucan--maltose-1-phosphate maltosyltransferase produces MTAKTGRIPILDIAPVVSCGKWPAKAVVGETFPVSATVFREGHDLLGANVVLRRPDGSKGPWTPMRLLAPGTDRWGADVTPDVEGSWSFLIEAWSDPIGSWLHDAEIKLPAGLDVELMAEEGARLFDRAAARVKGADREHLAGVSRALRDASRPAEARLAAATSADVTRILHAGPLRDLITRSERCPLRVERERALFGSWYEFFPRSVGARRRPDGSWASGTFETAQARLPEVAAMGFDVVYLPPIHPIGRSFRKGPNNTLDPGPNDPGVPWAVGSAEGGHDAIHPELGTMEDFDAFVAAVRSLGMEVALDLALQASPDHPWVTEHPEWFSQRADGSIAYAENPPKKYQDIYPLNFDHDYPGLYDEVRRVVRLWMDHGVRIFRVDNPHTKPVAFWEELLGEIHASDPDVLFLAEAFTRPAMMRQLATVGFHQSYTYFTWRNEKWELESYFNELAHSTAHVLRPNCFVNTPDILHAYLQYGGPAAFKIRAVLAATLSPTWGVYSGYELFEHVALRPGSEEYLDSEKYDFRPRDYAKAEAEGRSLAPYLTRLNEIRREHPALHRLRNLTFHPTDSDQVICYSKREGEDVMVMVVNLDPHGARETTVHLDLGALGLVPGDWYVVHDELTAASFPWAEHNYVRLDPFVEPAHVFHVRSPL; encoded by the coding sequence ATGACTGCCAAGACGGGCCGTATCCCGATTCTCGACATCGCTCCGGTCGTGAGCTGCGGCAAGTGGCCGGCCAAGGCGGTGGTCGGCGAGACCTTCCCGGTCAGTGCCACGGTGTTCCGAGAGGGCCACGACCTGCTCGGCGCGAACGTCGTCCTGCGGCGACCCGACGGGTCCAAGGGCCCGTGGACGCCGATGCGCCTGCTCGCGCCGGGCACGGACCGTTGGGGCGCCGACGTGACCCCCGACGTCGAGGGCTCGTGGAGCTTCCTCATCGAGGCGTGGAGCGATCCGATCGGCAGCTGGCTGCACGACGCGGAGATCAAGCTGCCGGCCGGGCTCGACGTGGAGCTCATGGCGGAGGAGGGCGCGCGGCTGTTCGATCGGGCCGCGGCCCGCGTCAAGGGGGCGGACCGCGAGCACCTCGCGGGTGTGTCCAGGGCCCTGCGGGACGCCTCCCGCCCGGCGGAGGCACGACTCGCGGCGGCGACGTCGGCCGACGTCACCCGGATCCTGCACGCCGGGCCGCTGCGCGACCTCATCACCCGCTCGGAGCGCTGCCCGTTGCGCGTGGAGCGCGAGCGCGCCCTCTTCGGCTCGTGGTACGAGTTCTTCCCCCGCTCGGTCGGGGCCCGGCGCCGCCCGGACGGGAGCTGGGCGTCCGGGACGTTCGAGACCGCGCAGGCCCGGCTGCCCGAGGTCGCGGCCATGGGCTTCGACGTCGTCTACCTCCCACCGATCCACCCGATCGGGCGGAGTTTTCGCAAGGGGCCGAACAACACCCTCGACCCGGGTCCGAACGACCCCGGGGTGCCCTGGGCCGTCGGCTCCGCGGAGGGCGGGCACGACGCGATCCACCCTGAGCTCGGGACGATGGAGGACTTCGACGCCTTCGTCGCCGCGGTCCGCTCGCTGGGGATGGAGGTGGCGCTCGACCTCGCTCTCCAGGCCTCCCCGGACCACCCGTGGGTCACCGAGCACCCGGAGTGGTTCAGCCAGCGTGCCGACGGATCGATCGCCTACGCCGAGAACCCGCCGAAGAAGTACCAGGACATCTACCCGCTGAACTTCGACCACGACTACCCGGGCCTGTACGACGAGGTCCGCCGCGTCGTCCGACTGTGGATGGACCACGGGGTCCGGATCTTCCGGGTGGACAACCCGCACACCAAGCCGGTGGCCTTCTGGGAGGAGCTGCTCGGGGAGATCCACGCGAGCGACCCCGACGTGCTGTTCCTGGCAGAGGCGTTCACCCGGCCGGCCATGATGCGCCAGCTGGCCACCGTGGGCTTCCACCAGTCCTACACCTATTTCACGTGGCGCAACGAGAAGTGGGAGCTGGAGAGCTACTTCAACGAGCTCGCCCACTCGACGGCTCATGTGCTGCGTCCCAACTGCTTCGTCAACACGCCCGACATCCTGCACGCCTATCTGCAGTACGGCGGCCCGGCCGCGTTCAAGATCCGGGCCGTCCTCGCGGCGACCCTCTCCCCGACATGGGGGGTCTACTCGGGGTACGAACTTTTCGAGCACGTCGCCCTGCGTCCTGGCAGCGAGGAGTACCTCGACTCCGAGAAGTACGACTTCCGGCCCCGCGACTACGCCAAGGCGGAGGCAGAGGGCCGCTCGCTGGCGCCGTACCTCACCCGCCTCAACGAGATCCGCCGCGAACATCCGGCGCTGCACCGGCTGCGCAACCTCACCTTCCACCCGACCGACAGCGACCAGGTCATCTGCTACTCCAAGCGCGAGGGCGAGGACGTGATGGTCATGGTCGTCAACCTCGATCCGCACGGCGCGCGTGAGACCACGGTCCATCTCGACCTCGGTGCCCTCGGACTCGTCCCCGGCGACTGGTACGTCGTCCACGACGAGCTCACCGCAGCGAGCTTCCCGTGGGCGGAGCACAACTACGTCCGTCTCGACCCCTTCGTGGAGCCGGCGCACGTGTTCCACGTGCGGAGCCCCTTGTGA
- a CDS encoding sugar transferase produces MSDRGSRRHVVRASRGAVTEGRSRNLARGHRPALDGTPSSTARLEDDDRPRVVHDRLEVVHDYRPGRSRPRMQARYLLIAGDLSVALFYILLHPANLRVLLLTLALTMTLFASGHLYSPRLHLSLLDETPALLGRMATSIGVVALFLAVSSGRSVRHFLVLASLGALLQLMMRGIVFAFLRLARKRGLVSHRTVFLGGGMVTQKLAATLRNHPEYGLRAVGCVDRTRPVPETEEVAPWLGSTDQLEQILDMHGVNILIIAFGNEKEEDLVALIRQRAFARRQVFVVPRMFEMDVAQRAGDHIGAYPIVRLPRRALSGPSWRFKRAFDLVVASLAMICLAPVLLACAIAVRLEGGRGVIFRQVRIGKDGEPFELLKFRSMRPEAPGDADVTWNIKGNPRVGPVGRVLRKTSLDELPQLWNIIRGDMTIVGPRPERPYFVEQFSADFPRYPHRHRVPVGLTGLAQVSGLRGDTSIEDRARYDNFYIESWSFWLDLKVLLRTVREVVRGGGG; encoded by the coding sequence ATGTCCGACCGCGGGAGCCGGCGACACGTCGTCCGGGCCAGCCGGGGCGCGGTGACCGAGGGGCGCTCACGCAACCTCGCTCGTGGCCACCGCCCGGCCCTGGACGGGACGCCGTCCTCGACGGCACGGCTCGAGGACGACGACCGCCCCAGGGTCGTCCACGATCGCCTCGAGGTCGTGCACGACTACCGCCCCGGGCGCAGCCGGCCGCGGATGCAGGCGCGCTACCTGCTGATCGCAGGTGACCTGTCCGTCGCCCTCTTCTACATCCTGCTCCACCCGGCCAACCTCCGGGTGCTGCTGCTCACCCTGGCCCTGACCATGACGCTGTTCGCCAGCGGCCACCTCTACAGCCCACGACTGCACCTGTCGCTGCTCGACGAGACACCCGCCCTCCTGGGCCGGATGGCCACCTCGATCGGCGTGGTCGCCCTGTTCCTCGCCGTCAGCAGCGGCCGCTCCGTGCGGCACTTCCTCGTCCTGGCGAGCCTCGGCGCGCTGCTGCAGCTGATGATGCGCGGCATCGTCTTCGCGTTCCTCCGGTTGGCTCGCAAGCGGGGCCTGGTCAGCCACCGAACGGTGTTCCTGGGCGGGGGCATGGTCACCCAGAAGCTGGCGGCCACCCTGCGCAACCACCCCGAGTACGGCTTGCGGGCGGTCGGCTGCGTCGACCGGACGCGCCCGGTCCCCGAGACCGAGGAGGTCGCCCCCTGGCTCGGCAGCACCGACCAGCTCGAGCAGATCCTCGACATGCACGGCGTGAACATCTTGATCATCGCGTTCGGCAACGAGAAGGAGGAGGACCTCGTCGCCCTGATCCGTCAGCGGGCCTTCGCCAGGCGGCAGGTCTTCGTGGTGCCGCGGATGTTCGAGATGGACGTGGCCCAGCGGGCCGGCGACCACATCGGGGCGTACCCGATCGTCCGGCTCCCCCGACGTGCCCTCTCCGGCCCCTCCTGGCGCTTCAAGCGGGCCTTCGACCTGGTCGTCGCGTCACTCGCCATGATCTGCCTGGCGCCGGTGCTGCTGGCCTGCGCGATCGCGGTCCGGCTCGAGGGCGGCCGGGGGGTCATCTTCCGGCAGGTCCGCATCGGCAAGGACGGGGAGCCGTTCGAGCTGCTCAAGTTCCGGTCCATGCGCCCGGAGGCTCCAGGCGACGCGGACGTCACCTGGAACATCAAGGGCAACCCCCGGGTCGGCCCCGTGGGCCGGGTCCTGCGCAAGACCAGCCTCGACGAGCTGCCGCAGCTCTGGAACATCATCCGCGGTGACATGACGATCGTCGGGCCGCGGCCGGAGCGGCCGTACTTCGTGGAGCAGTTCTCGGCCGACTTCCCGCGCTACCCGCACCGCCACCGGGTGCCGGTCGGCCTGACCGGGCTCGCCCAGGTGAGCGGGCTGCGCGGGGACACCTCCATCGAGGACCGGGCCCGCTACGACAACTTCTACATCGAGTCCTGGTCGTTCTGGCTGGATCTCAAGGTGCTGCTGCGCACCGTCCGCGAGGTCGTCCGCGGTGGCGGAGGCTGA
- the treS gene encoding maltose alpha-D-glucosyltransferase translates to MSVPTPGAVPNAYDDRVARDPQWYKRAVFYEVLVRAFSDSDGDGTGDLRGLTGKLDYLAWLGIDCLWLPPFFASPLRDGGYDISHLTEVLPEFGTLGDFVEFVDAAHERGMRVIIDFVMNHTSDQHPWFQASRSDPDGPYGDFYVWADDDVGYADARIIFVDTETSNWTYDPLRKQYFWHRFFSHQPDLNYENPRVQEAILEALRFWLDVGIDGFRLDAVPYLFEQEGTNCENLPATHAFLRMLRTEIDRLYPDKVLLAEANQWPEDVVDYMGDPEAGGDECHMAFHFPVMPRLFMAVRRESRFPITEILERTPAIPSQCQWGIFLRNHDELTLEMVTDEERDYMYAEYAQDPRMKANVGIRRRLAPLLDNDQGQIRLFNALLLSLPGSPVLYYGDEIGMGDNIWLADRDGVRTPMQWTPDRNAGFSTCDPGRLYLPLVADPVYGYQVTNVEAQLRSTSSLLHWTRRMLQVRKSHPAFGLGSYTDLGGTNPAVLTFARIYGEDVVLAVNNLSRFPQPTELDLSAFEGRRPVELTGGVEFPRIGELPYLLTLAPYGFYWLRLRKDEG, encoded by the coding sequence GTGAGCGTCCCGACCCCCGGAGCCGTACCGAACGCCTACGACGACCGGGTGGCGCGTGACCCGCAGTGGTACAAGCGAGCCGTCTTCTACGAGGTCCTGGTCCGGGCCTTCTCCGACAGCGACGGCGACGGGACCGGCGATCTTCGGGGTCTGACCGGCAAGCTCGACTATCTTGCCTGGCTCGGGATCGACTGCCTGTGGCTGCCGCCCTTCTTCGCCTCCCCCCTGCGTGACGGCGGCTACGACATCTCGCACCTGACCGAGGTGCTCCCCGAGTTCGGGACGCTCGGCGACTTCGTGGAGTTCGTCGACGCGGCACACGAGCGTGGGATGCGGGTGATCATCGACTTCGTCATGAACCACACCAGCGACCAGCACCCGTGGTTCCAGGCGAGCCGCTCGGACCCGGACGGGCCCTACGGGGACTTCTACGTGTGGGCCGACGACGACGTGGGGTACGCCGACGCGAGGATCATCTTCGTCGACACCGAGACGTCCAACTGGACCTACGACCCGTTGCGCAAGCAGTACTTCTGGCACCGATTCTTCAGCCACCAGCCCGACCTGAACTACGAGAACCCACGGGTGCAGGAGGCGATCCTCGAGGCGTTGCGGTTCTGGCTCGACGTCGGCATCGACGGCTTCCGGCTCGACGCCGTGCCCTACCTCTTCGAGCAGGAGGGCACGAACTGCGAGAACCTTCCCGCCACGCACGCCTTCCTCAGGATGCTGCGCACCGAGATCGACCGCCTCTACCCCGACAAGGTGCTCCTCGCCGAGGCCAACCAGTGGCCCGAGGACGTCGTCGACTACATGGGCGACCCGGAGGCCGGCGGCGACGAGTGCCACATGGCGTTCCACTTCCCCGTCATGCCCCGACTGTTCATGGCGGTTCGCCGAGAGTCGCGCTTCCCCATCACCGAGATCCTCGAGCGGACACCGGCGATCCCCAGTCAGTGCCAGTGGGGCATCTTCCTGCGCAACCACGACGAGCTGACGCTCGAGATGGTGACCGACGAAGAGCGCGACTACATGTACGCCGAGTACGCGCAGGACCCGCGGATGAAGGCCAACGTCGGCATCCGGCGCAGGCTCGCCCCGCTCCTCGACAACGACCAGGGGCAGATCAGGCTGTTCAACGCGCTGCTCCTGTCGCTGCCCGGTTCCCCGGTCCTCTACTACGGCGACGAGATCGGGATGGGCGACAACATCTGGCTCGCCGACCGCGATGGCGTGCGGACGCCGATGCAGTGGACCCCCGACCGCAACGCCGGGTTCTCCACGTGCGACCCGGGGCGGCTCTATCTGCCGCTCGTCGCCGACCCGGTGTACGGCTACCAGGTGACCAACGTCGAGGCGCAGCTTCGCTCGACCTCCTCGCTGCTGCACTGGACCCGGCGGATGCTCCAGGTCCGCAAGAGCCATCCCGCCTTCGGCCTCGGCAGCTACACCGACCTCGGCGGGACCAACCCCGCGGTGCTCACCTTCGCCAGGATCTACGGGGAGGACGTCGTCCTGGCGGTCAACAACCTCTCGAGGTTCCCGCAGCCGACCGAGCTCGACCTGTCGGCGTTCGAAGGCCGCCGTCCGGTCGAGCTCACCGGGGGCGTCGAGTTCCCCCGCATCGGAGAGCTCCCCTACCTGCTGACCCTCGCGCCCTACGGCTTCTACTGGCTGCGCCTGCGGAAGGACGAGGGATGA
- the glgB gene encoding 1,4-alpha-glucan branching protein GlgB — protein sequence MSAKHATPATHDHTWIEAVVAGADHNPHGLLGPHPSADGVVIRALRPLASSVTVVTPGGRFPMEHVHEGVFAVLLPGTDVPDYRLEVDYGQGAHTSDDPYRFLPTLGEVDLHLIGEGRHEQLWKVLGARVHRYPGVLGDVVGTAFAVWAPNARGVRVVGDFNHWDGRAHPMRSLGSSGVWELFVPDVGDGTLYKFEVLGADGVRRQKSDPLAQATEQPPATASRVFTSAHVWGDEEWMARRAGSDPHNQPMSIYEVHLGSWRPGLSYVQLAEELVSYVADLAFTHVEFLPVAEHPFAPSWGYQVTGYYAPTSRFGSPDDFRLLVDRLHQAGIGVIVDWVPGHFPKDAWALARFDGTALYEHPDPRRGEQMDWGTYIFDFGRREVRNFLVANATYWLEEFHIDGLRVDAVASMLYLDYSRKAGEWAPNAFGGRENLEAVSFLQEANATVYKRSPGTVTIAEESTAWPGVTRPTHLGGLGFGLKWNMGWMHDTLSYVAHEPVHRQWHHNEMTFSLVYAWSEQYVLPLSHDEVVHGKGSLLRKIPGDRWQQLATLRAYLAYMWAHPGKQLIFMGGEIGQEAEWSADRALDWWLLDHADHRGMQAVVRDLNRVYRQTPALWARDHEPGGFEWIDANDAGGNTFSFLRWDHHGGALACVSNFAALPHHGYRLGLPFAGRWEEVLNTDADVYCGSGVGNLGAVEATQESWHGRPASAVLNVPPLGTVWFRPAI from the coding sequence ATGAGCGCCAAGCACGCGACGCCTGCCACCCACGACCACACCTGGATCGAGGCCGTGGTCGCCGGCGCCGACCACAACCCGCACGGCCTGCTGGGTCCCCACCCCAGCGCGGACGGCGTGGTCATCCGGGCGCTGCGCCCGCTCGCGTCCTCGGTGACCGTGGTGACCCCGGGCGGGCGGTTCCCGATGGAGCACGTGCACGAGGGCGTCTTCGCCGTCCTCCTACCGGGCACCGACGTCCCGGACTACCGGCTGGAGGTCGACTACGGTCAGGGAGCGCACACGTCGGACGACCCCTACCGCTTCCTGCCGACCCTGGGCGAGGTCGACCTCCACCTGATCGGTGAGGGGCGCCACGAGCAGCTGTGGAAGGTGCTCGGGGCGCGCGTCCACCGCTATCCCGGTGTCCTCGGCGACGTGGTCGGCACGGCCTTCGCGGTGTGGGCACCGAACGCGCGCGGCGTACGCGTCGTCGGTGACTTCAACCACTGGGACGGCCGGGCGCACCCCATGCGCTCGCTCGGGTCGTCAGGCGTCTGGGAGCTGTTCGTCCCCGACGTCGGGGACGGCACTCTCTACAAGTTCGAGGTGCTCGGGGCCGACGGGGTCCGGCGGCAGAAGTCCGACCCGCTCGCGCAGGCCACCGAGCAGCCCCCCGCCACCGCCTCCCGAGTCTTCACCTCGGCCCACGTGTGGGGGGACGAGGAGTGGATGGCCCGGCGCGCGGGGAGCGACCCGCACAACCAGCCGATGAGCATCTACGAGGTCCACCTCGGGTCGTGGCGGCCCGGCCTGTCCTACGTCCAGCTCGCCGAGGAGCTGGTCTCGTACGTGGCCGACCTCGCCTTCACCCACGTGGAGTTCCTGCCCGTGGCCGAGCACCCGTTCGCGCCGTCCTGGGGGTACCAGGTCACCGGGTACTACGCCCCGACGTCTCGCTTCGGCTCCCCGGACGACTTCCGGCTCTTGGTGGACCGCCTGCACCAGGCGGGGATCGGAGTCATCGTCGACTGGGTGCCCGGGCACTTCCCCAAGGACGCCTGGGCGCTGGCCCGCTTCGACGGCACGGCGCTGTATGAGCACCCCGACCCCAGGCGCGGGGAGCAGATGGACTGGGGGACCTACATCTTCGACTTCGGCCGACGCGAGGTGCGCAACTTCTTGGTCGCGAACGCGACCTACTGGCTCGAGGAGTTCCACATCGACGGCCTGCGCGTCGACGCCGTCGCGTCGATGCTCTACCTCGACTACAGCCGCAAGGCCGGGGAGTGGGCGCCGAACGCCTTCGGCGGGCGCGAGAACCTCGAGGCCGTGTCGTTCCTCCAGGAGGCCAACGCCACCGTCTACAAGCGCAGCCCCGGCACGGTGACCATCGCCGAGGAGTCCACCGCCTGGCCCGGTGTCACCCGGCCGACCCACCTCGGCGGACTCGGCTTCGGGCTCAAGTGGAACATGGGCTGGATGCACGACACCTTGTCCTACGTCGCGCACGAGCCGGTCCATCGCCAGTGGCACCACAACGAGATGACCTTCTCGCTCGTCTACGCCTGGAGCGAGCAGTACGTGCTGCCGCTCTCCCACGACGAGGTCGTCCACGGCAAGGGGTCCCTGCTGCGCAAGATCCCGGGCGACCGCTGGCAGCAGCTCGCGACCCTGCGGGCGTACCTGGCCTACATGTGGGCGCACCCGGGAAAGCAGCTGATCTTCATGGGAGGAGAGATCGGTCAGGAGGCGGAATGGTCCGCCGACCGCGCTCTCGACTGGTGGCTGCTCGACCACGCCGACCACCGTGGCATGCAGGCCGTGGTGCGCGACCTCAACCGGGTCTACCGGCAGACGCCGGCCCTGTGGGCCCGCGACCACGAGCCGGGCGGCTTCGAGTGGATCGACGCCAACGACGCCGGCGGCAACACCTTCTCCTTCCTGCGCTGGGACCACCACGGCGGGGCGCTCGCCTGCGTGTCGAACTTCGCCGCGCTCCCGCACCACGGGTACCGCCTCGGGCTGCCCTTCGCGGGGCGCTGGGAGGAGGTGCTCAACACCGACGCCGATGTCTACTGCGGCAGCGGGGTGGGCAACCTGGGCGCGGTCGAGGCGACCCAGGAGAGCTGGCACGGCCGGCCCGCCTCGGCGGTGCTCAACGTCCCCCCGCTGGGGACGGTCTGGTTCCGACCGGCCATCTGA